One window of the Labilibaculum sp. genome contains the following:
- a CDS encoding aspartate kinase, translating to MIIYKFGGASVKDAAAIKNICQIIGKVKRPLTVVISAIGTTTNLLEEIVDAYFSGNDKALELFDLLKKNHTSVIDELFEEVPAQVNSEVNALFIELKTKISNPSSDQFNFEYDQVIGFGELLSTTIVASYLNHIGQNNKWIDVRTCLDSDDNYVDANILWDSSKEKANAVFSDNPTALYITQGFIARDPNGFTTSLGREGSDYTAAILAHLLGADKMIIWKDVLGILNADPDYFEETTKLDLIPYHEAIELSYYGARVIHPKTIKPLQAKKIPLWVKSFIDPSQKGTLITKGDQPQPLLPNYIVKKRQLLVTLKPLNFSFIAEKDLVFIFTLVTKYRIKLNFTQNTAVSFAFCANSSARNMQDLVAELEEKYEVELSDDLELITVRHYTPATIEEIQNKHHVLVEQKNSNTAIYLTVAN from the coding sequence ATGATCATATACAAATTTGGCGGCGCATCGGTTAAAGATGCTGCTGCTATTAAAAATATTTGCCAAATTATTGGCAAAGTAAAGCGTCCGCTTACAGTAGTAATTTCAGCAATTGGTACAACAACCAATTTGCTGGAAGAAATTGTAGATGCTTATTTTTCCGGAAATGATAAGGCCTTGGAACTTTTTGATCTGCTGAAGAAAAACCACACTTCAGTGATCGACGAATTGTTCGAAGAAGTTCCTGCGCAGGTCAATTCGGAAGTAAATGCTCTTTTCATCGAGCTGAAAACCAAAATTTCAAATCCATCATCTGATCAGTTCAATTTTGAATACGATCAGGTGATTGGTTTTGGAGAGCTCTTATCAACAACAATTGTAGCTTCCTATTTAAATCACATAGGACAAAATAATAAGTGGATTGATGTTCGAACCTGTCTGGATTCCGATGATAATTATGTAGATGCCAATATTCTTTGGGATTCATCAAAAGAGAAGGCCAATGCCGTATTTTCTGATAATCCGACTGCATTATACATCACGCAGGGTTTTATAGCCAGAGATCCGAATGGTTTCACAACCTCTTTGGGAAGAGAAGGATCTGACTACACAGCGGCAATTTTAGCTCACTTGCTTGGCGCAGATAAAATGATCATTTGGAAAGATGTGTTGGGAATTTTAAATGCAGATCCTGATTATTTTGAAGAGACAACCAAACTGGATCTAATTCCTTATCATGAAGCAATAGAGCTTTCGTACTATGGAGCCAGGGTAATTCACCCCAAAACCATAAAACCACTGCAGGCAAAAAAGATTCCCTTGTGGGTAAAATCATTTATCGATCCTTCGCAAAAAGGAACTTTAATAACAAAAGGCGATCAGCCACAACCATTGCTGCCAAATTACATCGTAAAAAAAAGACAGTTGTTGGTGACTTTAAAACCTTTAAATTTTTCGTTTATCGCTGAAAAGGACTTGGTTTTTATCTTTACCCTGGTGACAAAGTATAGAATAAAGCTTAATTTTACTCAAAACACTGCGGTTAGTTTTGCTTTTTGTGCTAACAGTTCCGCAAGAAATATGCAGGATTTGGTGGCAGAATTGGAAGAAAAGTATGAGGTTGAGTTGAGTGATGATTTAGAATTGATCACCGTTCGGCATTATACGCCGGCGACAATCGAAGAAATACAGAACAAACATCATGTTCTGGTAGAACAAAAGAACAGTAATACTGCAATTTATCTAACAGTCGCAAATTAA
- the metF gene encoding methylenetetrahydrofolate reductase [NAD(P)H], with protein MKVIELLNQAIENKTTHFSFELLPPLRGNSIYKVFNTIDKLKEFDPKYINITAHRDEMVFTESASGVIEKKITRKRPGTVAVAAAIKNEYKITVVPHVICSGFLPEETENALLDLNFLDIHDVLLLRGDSSSRHAFISSEGEHKYAIDLIHQVNNINKGEFLDGTHVEPFATPFSFGTAGYPEKHEEAPNIDSDIYWLKKKVDAGAEYIVTQMFFDNQKFFDFVKKVRDAGITVPVVPGIKPISALSQLTVLPQIFKTDIPEALAAEVRKCKTNDEAKQVGIEWGIQQGKELIQHGVPSLHFYTLMASDCVKEIAKAIY; from the coding sequence ATGAAAGTAATCGAACTATTAAACCAGGCAATTGAGAATAAAACCACACATTTCTCTTTTGAATTGTTGCCACCTTTGCGTGGAAACAGCATATATAAAGTCTTTAATACTATTGATAAGCTGAAGGAATTTGATCCGAAGTATATTAATATTACAGCACATCGCGATGAAATGGTATTTACCGAATCGGCGAGTGGAGTAATCGAGAAAAAAATTACACGAAAGCGTCCAGGAACAGTAGCAGTTGCCGCGGCCATTAAAAATGAATATAAAATTACGGTAGTTCCACATGTAATTTGCAGTGGATTTTTACCTGAAGAAACTGAAAATGCTTTGTTGGATTTAAATTTTCTGGATATTCACGATGTTTTATTGCTTCGCGGAGATTCATCATCCCGTCATGCTTTTATTTCCAGCGAAGGAGAACACAAATATGCTATTGATCTGATTCATCAGGTAAATAATATCAACAAAGGTGAGTTTTTAGATGGTACACATGTTGAGCCTTTTGCAACACCTTTTTCTTTTGGTACGGCCGGATATCCTGAAAAACACGAAGAAGCTCCAAATATTGATTCTGATATATATTGGTTGAAAAAGAAAGTGGATGCCGGAGCCGAATACATCGTTACGCAAATGTTCTTCGATAATCAGAAATTCTTTGATTTTGTAAAGAAAGTACGCGATGCCGGTATTACAGTTCCTGTTGTTCCGGGAATTAAGCCAATATCTGCATTAAGCCAACTAACAGTGCTTCCGCAGATTTTTAAAACCGATATTCCTGAAGCATTAGCTGCCGAAGTTCGTAAATGCAAAACCAACGATGAGGCGAAGCAAGTGGGAATAGAGTGGGGAATTCAGCAAGGAAAAGAATTGATTCAGCACGGGGTTCCTTCCTTGCATTTTTATACCCTTATGGCATCCGATTGTGTGAAAGAAATAGCCAAGGCAATCTATTAA
- the metH gene encoding methionine synthase, whose amino-acid sequence MEQKFTSIKEALQKQILVLDGAMGTMIQAHKLTEEDFRGTRFADFSSDQKGHNDLLTLTQPEIIKGIHRKFLEAGANIIETNTFNANAISLADYQLEDLAYELNFEAVKNARAAVDEMNATDPDTPRWVAGAIGPTNKTTSMSPKVEDPGYRDVGFDDLVRIYTEQIKGLLDGGVDALLIETIFDTLNAKACIFAADLLLEERGLDIPIMISGTITDNSGRTLSGQTLEAFVTSVKCDRLLSIGLNCAFGAKDLVPYIQQLDTLLPVYVSVYPNAGLPNELGEYDETPQTMLGDLKELLDNKKINIVGGCCGTRPEHIKILADAVKNTAPRKIPAVEKETRLSGLELLRINSLTNFVNVGERTNVAGSLKFARLIREKKYEEALSIARSQVENGAQIIDVNMDDAMLDAEKEMDIFLKLLVSEPEISRVPIMIDSSKWSVLETGLKCVQGKCVVNSISLKEGEEEFIDHAAKIKRYGAAAVIMAFDEKGQADTFQRRTEICARAYKILTETVGFPAEDIIFDPNVLAIATGIEEHNNYAVDYIKTVKWIKANLPHAKISGGISNLSFSFRGNNTVREAMHSVFLYHAIKEGLDMGIVNPGMLQIYDEIEPELLQKVEDVVLNRKPEATERLIEFAEGLKSVGKVQAKIDAWREKPCFERLSYSLVKGITDYIEQDSEEARQLLPRALDVIEQPLMDGMNIVGNLFGEGKMFLPQVVKSARVMKKAVAYLQPFIEEEKNSLTDAKNAGKIVMATVKGDVHDIGKNIVGVVLGCNNFEVIDLGVMVPSSKIIEVAIRENVDAIGLSGLITPSLEEMCFVAEEMKRQGLDIPLVVGGATTSELHTAVKIEPNYENGVVHVVDASKSVGIFKQLCDKNKRKDFLAKTREEYQIVREDHENKKPVEYYTLDEARKNREQIDWKTAPIYEPNKIGLQVLNNFSIGEIRKYIDWTFFFVAWELKCMYPEIMEDPDLKEEAKILFDDANRMLDVIEREGLIEASAVYGLFPANSVGDDIVLYTDEDRTNEITRFCGIRQQEKFKKGLSSLCLSDFVAPIESNRIDYVGAFVVTAGLGIEEILQKFAEDHDDYNSIMIKILADRLAEAFTELLHEKIRKEDWGYAKDEDLNIEQMLREHYQGIRPAFGYPSLPEHSEKQVLWDFLDVEKNIGATLTESFAMYPAASVSGLVFAHPEALYFSIDKIMEDQLKDYASRKGISEEKAKKLLTAIL is encoded by the coding sequence ATGGAACAGAAATTTACATCTATTAAAGAGGCATTACAGAAGCAAATTCTTGTTTTAGACGGTGCCATGGGAACTATGATTCAGGCACACAAGTTGACTGAAGAAGATTTTCGTGGAACCCGTTTTGCAGATTTTTCAAGTGATCAGAAAGGACATAACGACTTGCTGACTTTGACTCAACCTGAAATTATTAAGGGGATTCATCGAAAATTTTTGGAAGCCGGAGCCAATATTATTGAAACCAATACATTTAATGCCAATGCAATTTCATTGGCCGATTATCAATTGGAAGATTTGGCCTATGAACTGAATTTTGAAGCAGTGAAAAATGCCCGTGCTGCTGTTGATGAGATGAATGCAACTGATCCTGATACGCCACGCTGGGTAGCTGGAGCTATTGGCCCTACAAATAAAACCACTTCCATGTCGCCAAAGGTTGAAGATCCTGGATATCGGGATGTAGGTTTTGATGATTTGGTGAGAATTTACACTGAGCAGATCAAGGGATTGCTGGATGGTGGAGTGGATGCTCTTTTAATAGAAACAATTTTTGATACCTTAAATGCCAAGGCCTGTATTTTTGCTGCCGATTTATTGCTGGAAGAAAGAGGATTGGATATTCCAATCATGATTTCGGGAACCATTACTGACAACAGTGGACGAACTCTTTCGGGACAAACCCTGGAGGCTTTTGTAACATCAGTAAAATGTGATAGATTATTGAGCATTGGATTAAATTGTGCTTTCGGTGCTAAAGATTTGGTACCATATATTCAGCAGTTGGATACTTTGCTTCCTGTTTATGTGAGTGTTTATCCGAATGCCGGTTTGCCAAATGAATTGGGAGAGTACGATGAAACTCCTCAAACCATGTTGGGTGATTTAAAAGAATTATTGGATAATAAGAAGATAAATATTGTAGGTGGATGTTGTGGAACCCGGCCAGAACACATTAAAATATTAGCCGATGCGGTTAAAAATACTGCTCCCAGAAAAATTCCAGCTGTTGAAAAGGAAACTCGTTTGAGTGGATTGGAATTACTGCGGATTAATTCGCTCACCAATTTTGTGAATGTAGGAGAGCGCACCAATGTGGCAGGTTCTTTGAAATTTGCGCGTTTAATTCGAGAGAAAAAATACGAAGAAGCACTTTCAATAGCTCGCAGCCAAGTTGAAAACGGAGCACAAATTATTGATGTAAACATGGATGATGCCATGTTGGATGCTGAAAAGGAAATGGATATTTTCTTAAAGTTATTGGTGTCTGAACCGGAAATTTCCCGAGTACCCATCATGATCGATTCATCGAAATGGTCGGTGTTGGAAACAGGATTGAAATGTGTGCAGGGAAAATGTGTGGTGAATTCAATTTCCTTAAAAGAAGGAGAAGAGGAATTTATCGATCATGCTGCAAAAATAAAAAGATACGGTGCTGCTGCGGTCATCATGGCTTTTGATGAAAAAGGTCAGGCCGATACTTTCCAGCGAAGAACTGAAATTTGCGCGCGAGCCTATAAAATATTAACCGAAACAGTTGGTTTTCCGGCAGAAGATATCATTTTCGATCCCAATGTATTGGCAATTGCTACGGGTATCGAAGAGCACAACAACTATGCGGTTGATTATATCAAAACGGTAAAGTGGATCAAAGCTAACTTGCCACATGCTAAAATCAGTGGTGGAATCAGTAATCTGTCTTTCTCCTTCCGTGGAAACAATACAGTTCGGGAAGCTATGCATTCGGTTTTCTTGTATCATGCCATTAAAGAAGGTTTGGATATGGGAATTGTGAATCCTGGAATGCTGCAGATTTACGATGAAATTGAACCTGAGCTTTTGCAGAAAGTGGAAGATGTGGTTTTGAACCGGAAACCTGAGGCTACAGAGAGACTCATTGAATTTGCCGAGGGATTGAAATCGGTAGGGAAAGTTCAGGCGAAAATCGATGCATGGAGAGAAAAACCTTGTTTCGAACGACTTTCTTATTCTCTGGTAAAAGGAATCACCGATTATATTGAACAGGATTCTGAAGAAGCCAGGCAGTTGTTGCCCCGTGCATTGGATGTGATTGAACAACCTTTGATGGATGGAATGAACATCGTGGGCAATTTGTTTGGAGAAGGGAAAATGTTTTTGCCTCAGGTGGTAAAGTCAGCAAGGGTAATGAAAAAGGCTGTTGCTTATCTTCAACCTTTTATCGAAGAAGAGAAAAATAGTCTGACCGATGCGAAAAATGCCGGCAAAATTGTAATGGCTACCGTTAAAGGTGATGTGCACGATATTGGGAAAAATATTGTTGGCGTAGTTTTAGGATGTAACAATTTTGAAGTGATTGATTTGGGCGTTATGGTTCCCAGCTCAAAGATTATAGAAGTTGCCATACGAGAGAATGTGGATGCAATTGGTTTAAGCGGACTGATTACACCTTCCTTGGAAGAGATGTGTTTTGTTGCTGAAGAAATGAAGCGGCAAGGTTTGGATATTCCTTTGGTAGTAGGCGGTGCAACCACTTCGGAATTGCATACTGCGGTTAAAATTGAACCAAATTATGAGAATGGTGTGGTTCACGTTGTAGATGCTTCCAAATCGGTGGGAATTTTTAAACAGTTGTGCGATAAGAATAAAAGAAAAGATTTTTTGGCAAAAACCCGTGAAGAGTATCAAATTGTGCGTGAAGATCATGAAAATAAAAAGCCGGTGGAATACTATACCTTGGATGAGGCCCGAAAAAACAGAGAGCAAATTGATTGGAAAACAGCTCCTATTTATGAGCCAAACAAAATTGGATTGCAGGTTTTGAATAACTTCTCGATTGGCGAAATCCGAAAATACATCGATTGGACCTTCTTTTTTGTTGCCTGGGAGCTGAAATGCATGTATCCTGAAATTATGGAAGATCCGGATTTGAAGGAGGAGGCTAAAATCCTTTTCGACGATGCCAATCGTATGCTGGATGTAATCGAGCGCGAAGGATTGATAGAAGCGAGTGCGGTTTACGGATTGTTTCCTGCCAATAGTGTTGGGGATGATATCGTATTGTATACCGATGAAGACAGAACAAATGAAATTACCCGATTTTGTGGTATTCGTCAGCAGGAGAAGTTCAAAAAAGGACTGAGTAGTTTGTGTCTGAGTGATTTTGTGGCTCCAATTGAATCGAATCGAATCGATTATGTGGGGGCTTTTGTTGTGACGGCAGGTCTGGGTATTGAAGAAATACTTCAGAAATTTGCCGAAGATCATGACGATTACAACAGCATCATGATTAAGATTTTGGCAGACCGTTTGGCGGAGGCTTTTACGGAATTGTTACACGAAAAAATCCGTAAAGAAGATTGGGGATATGCTAAAGATGAAGATCTTAATATAGAGCAAATGCTTCGCGAACATTACCAGGGAATCCGTCCGGCTTTTGGATATCCATCATTGCCTGAGCATTCCGAAAAACAAGTGCTTTGGGATTTTCTGGATGTAGAAAAGAACATAGGAGCAACATTAACCGAAAGTTTTGCCATGTATCCGGCAGCCTCGGTTAGCGGATTGGTTTTCGCTCATCCTGAGGCATTGTATTTTTCTATCGATAAAATAATGGAAGATCAATTGAAGGATTATGCATCCCGAAAAGGAATATCCGAAGAGAAAGCAAAGAAGCTGTTAACAGCTATATTATAA
- a CDS encoding 2-hydroxyacid dehydrogenase — translation MKVLFIDSTHARLREMLEEAGFECTYAPEKNKEELLAIFHEFDGFIIRSKFKLNKEELDHATNLKFIGRVGAGLENIDVDYAESKGIRCFNAPEGNRDAVGEHAVGMLLTLFNNLCRCNWEVRNGMWRREENRGIEIKGKTIGIIGYGNMGGAFAQRLKGFGCKVIAYDKYKFDYSDEFCEEKQMEDLFEQCDVLSLHVPQTEETMFMVNNDFLNKFKKPIYLINTARGKVVRIADLVKNLDSGQVKGACLDVLEYEKTSFEDLHASELPAEFQYLIESEKVLLSPHVGGWTHESNIKLSEVTAQKIIDEFGK, via the coding sequence ATGAAAGTACTATTTATAGATTCGACTCATGCGCGACTAAGAGAAATGCTTGAAGAAGCAGGGTTTGAATGCACTTATGCTCCTGAAAAGAACAAAGAAGAACTTCTGGCAATTTTTCATGAGTTCGACGGCTTTATTATCCGCAGCAAATTCAAATTGAACAAAGAAGAATTAGACCACGCCACCAATCTGAAATTTATTGGCCGTGTGGGTGCCGGATTGGAAAACATTGATGTTGACTACGCCGAAAGCAAAGGGATTAGATGCTTTAATGCTCCGGAAGGAAACAGGGATGCGGTAGGCGAACATGCTGTTGGTATGTTGCTTACTCTTTTCAACAACTTGTGCCGGTGCAATTGGGAAGTTCGCAATGGAATGTGGCGACGGGAAGAAAATCGAGGCATCGAAATAAAAGGAAAAACCATTGGTATTATTGGATATGGAAATATGGGCGGTGCTTTTGCCCAACGCCTGAAAGGTTTCGGTTGCAAAGTTATTGCCTACGACAAATACAAATTCGATTATTCGGATGAATTTTGTGAAGAAAAACAGATGGAAGACTTGTTTGAGCAATGTGATGTTTTGAGTTTACATGTTCCGCAAACGGAGGAAACAATGTTTATGGTGAATAATGACTTCCTTAATAAATTTAAAAAGCCAATCTACCTTATTAATACGGCTCGAGGAAAAGTAGTTCGCATTGCTGATTTGGTGAAAAATTTGGATTCCGGACAGGTGAAAGGTGCTTGTTTGGATGTATTGGAATATGAGAAAACTTCTTTCGAAGATTTACATGCCTCGGAATTGCCTGCTGAATTTCAATATTTGATTGAATCGGAAAAAGTATTGCTGAGTCCGCATGTTGGTGGCTGGACACATGAATCGAATATAAAACTATCGGAAGTTACGGCTCAAAAGATTATTGATGAGTTTGGAAAATAG